The proteins below are encoded in one region of Amycolatopsis magusensis:
- a CDS encoding alpha/beta fold hydrolase — translation MTVATVLVPGMLCDAALWDGVRGGLGPDVVDVEITAGDIGGMAEQVLAAVPGPFRLVGLSLGAIVGFEVLRRAPDRVRGLCAISTNAGAPRPEQRQGWLDLARSTVDGQFDAVVRERIAPTMFADGKPELIGAFMAMAHRVGPAVFLRQLAAQATRRDQHGELSRHRVPALVLCGDRDALCPPAFHERLAAALPAADLKVLPGAGHLLPWEADLGSLLREHLDIDLTEETKQCPKS, via the coding sequence ATGACCGTGGCGACCGTGCTGGTGCCCGGCATGCTGTGCGACGCCGCGCTGTGGGACGGCGTGCGCGGCGGCCTCGGCCCCGACGTGGTGGACGTGGAGATCACCGCGGGCGACATCGGCGGCATGGCCGAGCAGGTGCTCGCCGCCGTGCCGGGACCGTTCCGCCTGGTGGGCCTGAGTCTCGGCGCCATCGTCGGGTTCGAGGTGCTGCGCCGCGCCCCGGACCGCGTCCGCGGGCTGTGCGCGATCTCCACCAACGCCGGCGCACCCCGTCCCGAACAACGGCAGGGCTGGCTCGACCTGGCCCGATCCACTGTGGACGGGCAGTTCGACGCGGTGGTGCGCGAGCGGATCGCGCCGACCATGTTCGCCGACGGGAAACCCGAACTGATCGGAGCGTTCATGGCGATGGCCCACCGCGTGGGCCCCGCGGTGTTCCTCCGCCAGCTGGCCGCGCAGGCCACGCGGCGCGACCAGCACGGCGAACTGTCCCGGCACCGCGTCCCGGCGCTCGTGCTCTGCGGTGACCGCGACGCCCTCTGCCCACCCGCGTTCCACGAACGACTGGCCGCCGCGCTGCCCGCGGCGGACCTGAAGGTGCTGCCCGGCGCCGGGCACCTGCTGCCGTGGGAAGCCGACCTGGGCTCGCTGCTGCGCGAGCACCTCGACATCGACCTCACCGAGGAGACCAAGCAATGCCCGAAATCCTGA
- a CDS encoding cupin domain-containing protein, with the protein MRVSEEELRRRTIRRSDFVSCNQAFIDCRTPGSDRKENYSMIGPGVTQSADQVVNLREAHGFNIGAAAMPNGITNNLHLHFTAEVFLCFRGEFLLRWGADGRDGELVLREGDIASLPTWIFRGFTNIGPDDGWLFTALGHDDTGGIIWGPSVLREAEGHGLYLTADNTLVDTVAGDERPPEDELVKPMTGEQIAGLRSYTPEQMRSKIATPEDLVWSREPFLDSRLPGGGAELALVIGYGMTEDPEQEPRIFKPHGHNIAWLRAEPGQGVRAHRHERTQVLMVKEGEWEVTLNLHDEVSVRLGPWDLLSVPAGAWRALRNVGEGTASMVVVNGGDGRVRLDWDDEVVKAAADEGVAIDHDGYLAPYALVPRPIG; encoded by the coding sequence ATGCGCGTGTCCGAAGAGGAGTTGCGGCGGCGGACCATCCGGCGCAGCGACTTCGTGTCCTGCAACCAGGCGTTCATCGACTGCCGGACGCCGGGCTCCGACCGCAAGGAGAACTACTCCATGATCGGGCCGGGGGTCACCCAGAGCGCCGATCAGGTGGTCAACCTGCGCGAGGCCCACGGCTTCAACATCGGGGCCGCCGCGATGCCCAACGGCATCACCAACAACCTGCACCTGCACTTCACCGCCGAGGTCTTCCTCTGCTTCCGCGGCGAGTTCCTGCTGCGCTGGGGCGCCGACGGCCGCGACGGCGAACTGGTGCTGCGCGAGGGCGACATCGCCTCGCTGCCCACCTGGATCTTCCGCGGCTTCACCAACATCGGCCCCGACGACGGCTGGCTGTTCACCGCGCTCGGCCACGACGACACCGGCGGCATCATCTGGGGCCCGTCCGTGCTGCGGGAGGCCGAGGGGCACGGGCTGTACCTCACCGCGGACAACACCCTGGTCGACACCGTCGCCGGGGACGAGCGCCCGCCGGAGGACGAGCTCGTCAAGCCGATGACCGGCGAGCAGATCGCCGGCCTGCGCAGCTACACCCCGGAGCAGATGCGGTCGAAGATCGCCACCCCCGAGGACCTCGTGTGGTCCAGGGAGCCGTTCCTGGACAGCAGGCTGCCCGGCGGCGGCGCCGAACTGGCGCTGGTCATCGGGTACGGCATGACCGAGGACCCCGAGCAGGAACCCCGGATCTTCAAGCCGCACGGCCACAACATCGCCTGGCTGCGCGCGGAACCGGGTCAGGGCGTGCGGGCGCACCGCCACGAGCGGACCCAGGTGCTGATGGTCAAGGAAGGCGAGTGGGAGGTCACGCTCAACCTGCACGACGAGGTGTCGGTGCGGCTGGGCCCGTGGGACCTGCTGTCGGTGCCCGCGGGGGCGTGGCGCGCGCTGCGCAACGTCGGCGAGGGCACCGCCAGCATGGTGGTGGTCAACGGCGGCGACGGCCGGGTCCGCCTGGACTGGGACGACGAGGTGGTCAAGGCGGCCGCCGACGAGGGCGTCGCCATCGACCACGACGGCTACCTGGCCCCGTACGCGCTGGTCCCCCGCCCGATCGGATGA
- a CDS encoding LacI family DNA-binding transcriptional regulator: protein MAITSHDVARLAGVSQATVSRALRGDPRVTSATLDRVRRAAEALNYVPSEAGRSLSTRTSRRVGVVISDLTNPFYPHLVGPLHDELEQLDYRMMLFTERTESAIATQRLLDRSIDGVVLATATLDSALPDELSRRGLPFVFLNRESANANADSAVVDNEKGGRLVAAELARLGHRSVAIISGPQDTSTGRDRELGFRLGLAEAGIALTERHIQRGPFDFDTGYRALPVLWAQEPRPTAVFCGNDVTAIGALNAALRHGIRIPEELTLVGFDDIPMAGWESFDLTTVRHDLHEMARTSARMLAERIDHPDLAPRRTLFTPELVRRGTHAELAEEEQCTT, encoded by the coding sequence ATGGCGATCACCAGCCACGACGTGGCCCGGCTGGCCGGGGTCAGCCAGGCGACCGTCTCGCGCGCGCTGCGGGGCGACCCGAGGGTCACCTCGGCGACCCTGGACCGGGTCCGCCGCGCCGCGGAGGCGCTGAACTACGTACCCAGCGAGGCGGGCCGCAGCCTGTCGACCCGGACGAGCCGCCGGGTCGGCGTGGTCATCTCGGACCTGACCAATCCGTTCTACCCGCACCTGGTCGGCCCGCTGCACGACGAGCTCGAGCAGCTGGACTACCGGATGATGCTGTTCACCGAACGCACCGAGTCGGCGATCGCCACCCAGCGGCTGCTGGACCGGTCCATCGACGGGGTGGTGCTGGCCACCGCCACCCTGGACTCGGCGCTGCCCGACGAATTGAGCCGCCGCGGATTGCCGTTCGTGTTCCTCAACCGGGAGTCGGCCAACGCCAACGCCGACAGCGCCGTGGTGGACAACGAAAAGGGCGGCAGGCTGGTGGCCGCCGAGCTGGCCCGCCTCGGTCATCGCAGCGTCGCGATCATCAGCGGTCCGCAGGACACCTCGACCGGGCGGGACCGTGAACTGGGGTTCCGGCTCGGGCTGGCCGAGGCGGGGATCGCGCTGACCGAACGGCACATCCAGCGCGGCCCGTTCGACTTCGACACCGGTTACCGGGCGCTGCCCGTGCTGTGGGCGCAGGAGCCGCGGCCGACCGCGGTGTTCTGCGGCAACGACGTGACCGCGATCGGCGCGCTCAATGCCGCGCTGCGCCACGGTATCCGGATCCCGGAGGAGCTGACGCTGGTCGGTTTCGACGACATCCCGATGGCCGGGTGGGAGTCGTTCGACCTGACCACCGTGCGGCACGACCTGCACGAGATGGCGCGGACGTCGGCGCGCATGCTGGCCGAGCGGATCGATCACCCCGATCTGGCGCCGCGGAGGACCCTGTTCACCCCGGAGCTCGTGCGCCGGGGCACGCACGCCGAACTCGCCGAGGAGGAACAGTGCACCACGTGA
- a CDS encoding cupin domain-containing protein, with translation MHHVIRQIHPPSGPRNAQFIGEPYGADISFFLVDAEPGQGPKPHRHPYPETWIVRSGHGTFYAEGDETEAGPGDVVVVSAYTPHTFRNTGTERLELVCIHAAGEMSTEWLESTDPIP, from the coding sequence GTGCACCACGTGATCCGGCAGATTCATCCGCCTTCGGGCCCGCGCAACGCCCAGTTCATCGGCGAGCCCTACGGCGCCGACATTTCCTTTTTCCTCGTGGACGCCGAGCCGGGCCAGGGCCCGAAGCCGCACCGGCACCCGTACCCGGAAACGTGGATCGTGCGCTCCGGCCACGGCACCTTCTACGCCGAAGGCGACGAAACCGAGGCCGGGCCGGGTGACGTCGTGGTGGTGAGTGCGTATACGCCGCACACCTTCCGCAACACCGGGACCGAACGGCTGGAACTGGTGTGCATCCACGCGGCGGGCGAAATGAGCACCGAATGGCTGGAGAGCACGGACCCCATCCCGTAA
- a CDS encoding macro domain-containing protein, giving the protein MAEIRYLTGDATSPQSAGPSIVAHICNDRGGWGKGFVAAVSRRWREPEAAYRRWYRERATNDFGLGAVHLVEVEPETWVANMVGQHGVRTSRSTGPPIRYDAVRRCLGHLATQARDRTASVHLPRIGCGLAGGSWEQIEPLVHSELVDRGVPVTVYDLS; this is encoded by the coding sequence GTGGCAGAAATCCGCTACCTCACCGGGGACGCGACCAGCCCCCAGTCGGCTGGTCCGTCGATCGTCGCGCACATCTGCAACGACCGCGGCGGCTGGGGCAAGGGTTTCGTGGCGGCGGTCTCCCGGCGGTGGCGTGAACCCGAGGCCGCGTACCGGCGGTGGTATCGGGAGCGCGCCACGAACGACTTCGGGCTGGGTGCCGTGCATCTCGTCGAGGTGGAGCCGGAAACCTGGGTGGCGAACATGGTGGGCCAGCACGGGGTGCGGACCAGCCGCAGTACCGGCCCGCCCATTCGCTATGACGCGGTCCGCCGGTGCCTGGGCCACCTCGCCACCCAAGCGCGAGACCGGACAGCGAGCGTGCACCTGCCCCGGATCGGCTGTGGCCTGGCCGGTGGGTCGTGGGAGCAGATCGAGCCGCTCGTCCACAGTGAACTGGTGGACCGTGGCGTTCCGGTCACCGTCTACGACCTGAGCTGA
- a CDS encoding NAD-dependent epimerase/dehydratase family protein yields the protein MSRALVLGGTGVIGRAVAGRLLADGWSVHVTGRDEARVPSALVDAGVRFSSVERDDEAGLREALGSGVDLLVDCLCFTAAHARSLIPLARHANSTVMMSSRAVYIDGDGNHVNSAVAPRFDGPVTEQQPTVAPGSMPYDSPEGYGPNKVAAERTLLDSGLPVTVLRPSRVHGPGALSPREWYFLKRALDRRPAVLLAGRGADHASAAVNIAALVALVADRPGRRILNAADPDAPDVLSISRIIAAAAGHSWREVLLGDDAPPGLGRHPWHRVPPIVLDLSAAYAVGYRPAGDYATTVQEELRWLMSSPPRAAGPANFDYAAEDAYLRSR from the coding sequence ATGTCGCGTGCGTTGGTCCTGGGTGGGACCGGCGTGATCGGCCGCGCGGTCGCAGGGCGGTTGCTGGCGGACGGCTGGTCGGTGCACGTCACCGGCCGCGACGAGGCGCGGGTGCCGTCGGCGCTGGTGGACGCCGGGGTTCGGTTCAGCAGCGTTGAGCGCGATGACGAGGCGGGGCTGCGCGAGGCCCTGGGCTCGGGCGTGGATCTGCTGGTCGACTGCCTCTGTTTCACCGCGGCCCACGCGCGATCGCTGATACCGCTGGCCCGGCACGCGAATTCCACGGTGATGATGTCGAGCAGAGCCGTCTACATCGATGGCGATGGCAACCACGTCAATTCGGCGGTCGCGCCGCGGTTCGACGGGCCGGTGACCGAGCAGCAGCCGACGGTGGCCCCGGGCTCGATGCCCTACGACTCGCCGGAAGGTTATGGGCCGAACAAGGTGGCGGCCGAACGGACATTGCTCGACAGCGGCTTGCCGGTCACGGTGTTGCGGCCGTCGCGGGTTCACGGTCCGGGTGCCTTGTCACCGCGGGAGTGGTACTTCCTCAAGCGTGCACTCGACCGCCGTCCTGCTGTGCTCCTGGCCGGACGCGGCGCCGATCATGCGTCGGCCGCGGTCAACATCGCCGCGCTCGTCGCGCTGGTGGCCGACCGGCCGGGCCGCCGCATCCTCAACGCCGCCGACCCGGACGCGCCGGATGTGCTGTCGATTTCGCGGATCATCGCCGCCGCGGCCGGGCACAGCTGGCGGGAAGTGCTGCTAGGCGATGATGCCCCGCCCGGGCTCGGTCGGCATCCGTGGCATCGGGTGCCGCCGATCGTGCTGGACCTCAGTGCCGCGTACGCAGTGGGGTATCGGCCTGCGGGCGATTACGCGACCACCGTCCAGGAGGAACTGCGGTGGCTGATGTCCTCGCCACCCCGCGCTGCCGGCCCAGCCAATTTCGACTACGCGGCCGAGGACGCCTACCTGCGGTCTCGCTGA
- a CDS encoding cutinase family protein, with amino-acid sequence MKKRKAALVLAGLLAATGLSVATGSVAQAEAPCEGTYTIVVGGTGSSWNNDGFTGNIQQHVGYPTAIPNGASVRAGVDELNRLIRDQRHACPGQHAKAVGYSLGAAVVHVWVTENWQSFGNVNAVLISDPKRQAPPGLNGGSVPFGGIVGYPLAGADRYFGDVPVKSICHWDYVCDESAGIWTYPHNHINNYPNDWNVDHHNDNAHEQWFNGAWQPW; translated from the coding sequence ATGAAAAAACGAAAGGCAGCGCTGGTACTGGCCGGCCTGCTCGCCGCGACGGGGCTTTCCGTGGCCACGGGGTCCGTCGCGCAGGCGGAAGCCCCGTGCGAGGGCACCTACACGATCGTGGTCGGTGGCACCGGCAGTTCCTGGAACAACGACGGGTTCACCGGCAACATCCAGCAGCACGTCGGCTACCCGACCGCCATCCCCAACGGCGCCAGCGTCCGGGCCGGGGTCGACGAGCTGAACCGGCTGATCCGCGACCAGCGCCACGCCTGCCCCGGCCAGCACGCCAAGGCGGTCGGCTACTCGCTCGGCGCCGCGGTGGTGCACGTCTGGGTGACGGAGAACTGGCAGAGCTTCGGCAACGTCAACGCCGTGCTCATCTCCGACCCCAAGCGGCAGGCCCCGCCCGGGCTCAACGGCGGCAGCGTGCCGTTCGGGGGCATCGTCGGCTACCCCCTCGCCGGCGCGGACCGCTACTTCGGCGACGTCCCGGTGAAATCGATCTGCCACTGGGACTACGTCTGCGACGAGTCGGCGGGCATCTGGACCTACCCGCACAACCACATCAACAACTACCCCAACGACTGGAACGTCGACCACCACAACGACAACGCCCACGAACAGTGGTTCAACGGCGCCTGGCAGCCCTGGTAG
- a CDS encoding S1 family peptidase codes for MRLAATTVVTAAALIGLSVPAQAIIDGEFTESAPWSARLYQDGADGYCTATVIAPEWILTARHCIGGNHQWGFRVGNVEHAQGTYVDAAPDGVTLHDNADLALVKLAEAVQAPPVSLGDLESVADGDTVTIHGWGDTGGGQQSPRLKNAQLEVTDVHATDAYDGRAINGDRVNGVCGSGDSGGPMFNAAGVQVGVLSTGNSTSCQYTHVGAYRDWISSVTT; via the coding sequence ATGCGCCTCGCCGCCACCACAGTGGTCACCGCCGCCGCGTTGATCGGCCTTTCCGTGCCCGCCCAGGCCATCATCGACGGTGAGTTCACCGAATCCGCCCCCTGGTCCGCCCGGCTTTACCAGGACGGCGCGGACGGTTACTGCACCGCCACGGTCATCGCGCCGGAATGGATTCTCACCGCCCGCCACTGCATCGGCGGGAATCACCAGTGGGGTTTCCGCGTCGGAAATGTCGAACACGCCCAAGGTACCTATGTCGACGCCGCGCCGGACGGGGTCACGCTGCACGACAACGCGGATCTGGCGCTGGTGAAACTCGCCGAAGCCGTGCAGGCGCCGCCGGTTTCGCTCGGCGACCTCGAATCCGTGGCCGACGGTGACACCGTCACCATTCACGGCTGGGGCGACACCGGCGGCGGCCAGCAGTCGCCGCGGCTGAAGAACGCCCAATTGGAAGTGACCGACGTGCACGCCACCGACGCCTACGACGGCCGCGCCATCAACGGCGACCGCGTCAACGGGGTGTGCGGCAGCGGCGATTCCGGCGGCCCGATGTTCAACGCCGCCGGTGTGCAGGTCGGCGTGCTCTCCACCGGCAACAGCACCAGCTGCCAGTACACCCACGTCGGTGCCTACCGGGACTGGATCAGCTCGGTCACCACCTGA
- a CDS encoding GntR family transcriptional regulator, producing the protein MEAVVLEFHLDARSGLSPYQQLVRQVRHALRLGLLHEGDQLPKVKDVVAALAINPNTVLKAYRELEHDGLVAARPGVGTFVTATLSGGSPAALAPLRQDLRRWLVKARRAGLDDESIEALFADTFHASAREGIA; encoded by the coding sequence ATGGAGGCCGTGGTGCTGGAGTTCCACCTGGACGCCCGTTCGGGGCTGTCGCCGTACCAGCAGCTCGTGCGCCAGGTCCGGCACGCGCTGCGCCTGGGCCTGCTGCACGAAGGTGACCAGCTGCCGAAGGTCAAGGACGTGGTGGCGGCGCTGGCCATCAACCCCAACACCGTCCTCAAGGCCTACCGCGAACTCGAGCACGACGGGCTGGTCGCCGCGCGCCCCGGGGTGGGCACGTTCGTGACGGCGACGTTGTCCGGTGGCTCCCCGGCGGCGCTGGCTCCGCTGCGCCAGGATCTGCGCCGGTGGCTGGTGAAGGCGCGGCGCGCGGGGCTCGACGACGAGAGCATCGAGGCGTTGTTCGCCGACACGTTTCACGCTTCCGCCAGGGAGGGCATAGCGTGA
- a CDS encoding ABC transporter ATP-binding protein: MTVLRARGLGKSYRRRWALAGCALDIPAGHVTGLVGPNGAGKSTLLGLAAGMLAPTTGTIEVCGGVPGSGPAQLAKVGFVAQNSPVYPALTVEDHLRLGARLNPGWDAALARDRVERIGLDPGQRAGRLSGGQQAQLALTLGIAKRPELLLLDEPVAALDPLARREFLQDLMASVAEHGLSVVMSSHLVTDLERVCDHLIVLVDSQVRLTGEVEDLLASHHRLSGPRRDLGTLPGDQEVISVSHTERQTTLLVRTEGPILDPAWTVGRLGLEDLVLAYLRGPGAEAPRSLEVVR, translated from the coding sequence GTGACCGTGCTGCGCGCGAGGGGGCTCGGCAAGAGCTACCGGCGCCGCTGGGCGCTGGCCGGGTGCGCGCTGGACATCCCCGCCGGTCACGTCACGGGACTGGTCGGGCCGAACGGCGCCGGCAAGTCCACTTTGCTCGGTCTCGCGGCCGGGATGCTGGCGCCGACCACGGGCACGATCGAGGTGTGCGGCGGGGTGCCGGGCAGCGGACCGGCGCAGCTGGCGAAGGTGGGGTTCGTCGCGCAGAACTCGCCCGTCTACCCGGCGCTGACCGTCGAGGACCACCTGCGGCTCGGCGCGCGGCTCAACCCGGGCTGGGACGCGGCCCTGGCGCGTGACCGGGTCGAGCGGATCGGGCTGGACCCGGGGCAGCGAGCGGGACGGCTTTCCGGTGGGCAGCAGGCACAGCTCGCGTTGACGCTCGGCATCGCGAAACGCCCCGAGCTGCTGCTGCTCGACGAGCCGGTCGCGGCCCTGGATCCGCTGGCGCGCCGGGAGTTCCTGCAGGACCTGATGGCGTCGGTGGCCGAGCACGGGCTCAGCGTGGTGATGTCCTCCCACCTGGTCACCGACCTGGAGCGGGTCTGCGACCACCTGATCGTGCTGGTGGATTCGCAGGTGCGGCTCACGGGTGAGGTCGAGGACCTGCTCGCCTCGCACCACCGCCTCAGCGGCCCCCGCCGTGACCTGGGCACGCTGCCCGGTGACCAGGAGGTCATTTCCGTGAGCCACACCGAACGCCAGACCACGCTGCTCGTCCGCACCGAAGGGCCGATCCTCGATCCGGCCTGGACGGTCGGCAGGCTGGGGCTGGAGGACCTGGTGCTGGCGTATCTGCGCGGTCCGGGCGCGGAGGCGCCGCGCTCGCTGGAGGTCGTGCGATGA
- a CDS encoding ABC transporter permease subunit, producing the protein MTWLAWRQFRMPALSVYAGIAVLAVVLLVGRGTVGEQEELFYRSGQIALYALPAALGAFWGVPMITRELETGTHNLAWNQTVTRTRWLAVKLGLGVVAAMVATGLLSAVVSWWAAPIDGAAAVDPGSSYEPRIAVAIFTARGVAPVGYAAFAFVLGIAVGLVVRRTVAGMAVVLVVFAAVQVAVPLAVRPHLLPATEQAVTLTAEVIEGVRTEETTGGQVPVSLAVARPPGSWVLADETVDRDGTAISPLPEAVRGCSPEPRPGVIPDFERSHACFAQLAGLGYHQRLVYQPGERFWPLQWLETALFLGMAGLLTWFCFRRLRHVS; encoded by the coding sequence ATGACCTGGCTGGCGTGGCGGCAGTTCCGGATGCCGGCGTTGTCGGTGTATGCCGGGATCGCGGTGCTCGCGGTGGTTCTGCTCGTCGGCCGCGGCACGGTCGGCGAGCAGGAGGAGCTGTTCTACCGCAGCGGGCAGATCGCGCTCTACGCCCTGCCCGCCGCGCTCGGCGCGTTCTGGGGCGTGCCGATGATCACGCGCGAGCTGGAGACCGGCACGCACAACCTGGCGTGGAACCAGACCGTCACGCGGACCCGCTGGCTCGCGGTCAAGCTGGGGCTGGGCGTGGTGGCGGCCATGGTCGCCACGGGGCTGCTGAGCGCGGTGGTCAGCTGGTGGGCCGCGCCCATCGACGGTGCCGCCGCGGTGGATCCCGGCAGTTCCTACGAGCCGCGCATCGCGGTCGCCATCTTCACCGCGCGCGGGGTCGCGCCGGTCGGGTATGCCGCGTTCGCGTTCGTGCTCGGCATCGCGGTGGGGCTGGTGGTGCGCCGCACGGTGGCGGGCATGGCGGTGGTGCTGGTGGTGTTCGCCGCCGTGCAGGTGGCGGTGCCGCTGGCGGTGCGCCCGCACCTGCTGCCGGCGACCGAGCAGGCGGTCACGCTGACCGCGGAGGTCATCGAAGGTGTCCGGACGGAGGAGACCACCGGCGGGCAGGTTCCCGTCTCGCTGGCCGTGGCCCGGCCGCCGGGGTCGTGGGTGCTGGCCGACGAGACCGTGGACCGGGACGGCACCGCGATCAGTCCCCTGCCCGAGGCGGTGCGTGGTTGCTCGCCGGAACCGCGACCGGGGGTGATACCGGACTTCGAACGGTCGCACGCGTGCTTCGCGCAGCTGGCCGGTCTCGGATACCACCAGCGCCTGGTCTACCAGCCGGGCGAGCGGTTCTGGCCGTTGCAGTGGCTCGAAACCGCCCTGTTCCTGGGGATGGCGGGCTTGCTCACCTGGTTCTGCTTCCGGCGGCTGCGTCACGTGTCCTGA
- a CDS encoding MFS transporter, producing the protein MAFWKLCWATGCTSFGTGVFTTAVPLLAVSLSPDPRHVALVSAAAYLPWLLLSLPVGALLDRGDRLRLMWRAQAVQAAVVTSLGVLTASGHLTLPVLALAAFALGSGDVVVGNGTQAVVPDFVAPHRLHRANSTQQAVTTIGQQFAGPPLGSALFAVAAVLPFGVHAAALGASAALLASSPRTTRPIPARVAMTDGLRWLARHRLLRTLALLLGANTFAGQLANSTLVLLATQALHLDATGYGLLLTAAALGSVLAATTTPRLLRRFGPTPVLATALALNAAAFAGIAVSPNATVLAALLAGTGFLTTTWTVVTVSLRQQLVPAALLGRVTSSYKALGWGLMPLGALAGGLVAHELGLRAPYLVAAAVRLAALLLALPVVRRQDT; encoded by the coding sequence ATGGCGTTCTGGAAACTGTGCTGGGCCACCGGCTGCACCAGCTTCGGCACGGGCGTGTTCACCACGGCGGTCCCGCTGCTCGCGGTGTCGCTGTCGCCGGATCCCCGGCACGTCGCGCTGGTCTCGGCGGCGGCCTACCTGCCGTGGCTGCTGCTGTCCCTGCCCGTCGGTGCCCTGCTCGACCGCGGTGACCGGCTCCGCCTGATGTGGCGTGCGCAGGCGGTGCAGGCAGCGGTGGTGACCTCGCTGGGCGTCCTCACCGCGTCCGGCCACCTCACCCTCCCCGTCCTGGCGCTGGCCGCCTTCGCACTCGGGTCCGGTGACGTCGTGGTGGGCAACGGGACCCAGGCCGTGGTGCCGGATTTCGTCGCACCCCACCGGCTGCACCGGGCGAACAGCACCCAGCAGGCCGTCACCACGATCGGGCAGCAGTTCGCCGGGCCGCCGCTGGGCAGCGCGCTGTTCGCCGTCGCCGCGGTGCTGCCCTTCGGCGTCCACGCCGCCGCACTCGGGGCGTCGGCCGCACTCCTGGCCTCGTCACCCCGGACCACGCGTCCGATTCCCGCGCGCGTCGCGATGACCGACGGCCTCCGCTGGCTCGCCCGCCACCGCCTGCTGCGCACGCTCGCCCTGCTGCTCGGCGCCAACACCTTCGCCGGGCAACTGGCGAACTCGACTTTGGTCCTGCTCGCCACCCAGGCCCTGCACCTCGACGCCACCGGCTACGGCCTGCTGCTCACCGCCGCCGCGCTCGGCAGCGTCCTCGCCGCCACCACGACTCCCCGGCTCCTGCGCCGCTTCGGCCCCACCCCGGTGCTGGCCACCGCACTCGCCCTGAACGCCGCGGCGTTCGCCGGGATCGCGGTCAGTCCGAACGCGACAGTGCTCGCCGCGCTGCTCGCCGGGACCGGCTTCCTCACCACCACCTGGACCGTGGTCACGGTCAGCCTCCGGCAGCAGCTCGTGCCCGCCGCCCTGCTCGGCCGGGTCACCAGCAGCTACAAGGCACTCGGCTGGGGCCTGATGCCGCTGGGCGCACTGGCCGGCGGGCTCGTCGCCCACGAACTCGGCCTCCGCGCGCCGTACCTGGTCGCCGCCGCCGTGCGCCTGGCCGCGCTGCTGCTCGCCCTGCCCGTGGTGAGGCGTCAGGACACGTGA
- a CDS encoding metalloregulator ArsR/SmtB family transcription factor, with protein sequence MTIELGVAELAATRFAISPLSETVAGLRLLAAREQAAHHAPWVRWARGELRRSPLELPWTWPLLVHDRAGWPNFLVPAPKTARSSLEDDLAALAATGAEDVRASLRRVFGDQPPALAEDPVRGLRAVAAELRVAHDRLIAPHWSRIRALLEADVTHRAHVLAAGGARRLFADLHPSLSWSDGRVTAAGRRPVRPGPGGLVLMPLALGPSNVLIKRHTATQTTVRYPVRGVGTLWTAAKPPASTVVRLLGRARANLLAALRSPATTTDLAAALGVTPSAVSHHLRVLHENGLVTRERTGRTVHYALTSLGRSLLSYGRSSA encoded by the coding sequence ATGACGATCGAGCTGGGTGTGGCCGAGCTGGCGGCGACCCGGTTCGCGATCTCCCCGCTGTCGGAAACGGTGGCGGGGCTGCGTTTGCTGGCCGCGCGCGAACAGGCCGCGCACCACGCGCCGTGGGTGCGCTGGGCCCGGGGCGAGCTCCGGCGGAGTCCGCTCGAATTACCGTGGACCTGGCCGCTGCTGGTCCACGACCGGGCGGGCTGGCCCAATTTCCTGGTCCCGGCACCGAAAACGGCTCGTTCGTCCCTTGAGGACGATCTGGCGGCGCTGGCCGCCACCGGTGCCGAGGACGTGCGGGCCAGTCTGCGCCGGGTGTTCGGCGACCAGCCGCCTGCGCTCGCGGAGGACCCGGTGCGCGGGCTGCGGGCGGTGGCGGCCGAGTTGAGGGTGGCCCACGACCGGCTGATCGCGCCCCACTGGTCCCGGATCCGGGCGCTGCTCGAAGCCGATGTGACGCACCGGGCGCACGTCCTCGCCGCCGGTGGCGCGCGACGGCTGTTCGCGGACCTGCATCCCAGCCTGAGCTGGTCGGACGGCCGGGTGACCGCTGCCGGACGGCGGCCGGTCCGCCCGGGTCCCGGTGGGCTGGTGCTCATGCCGCTCGCGCTGGGACCGTCGAACGTGCTGATCAAGCGCCACACCGCCACCCAGACGACCGTGCGCTACCCGGTGCGGGGCGTCGGCACCTTGTGGACCGCGGCGAAACCACCCGCAAGCACGGTGGTGCGCCTGCTGGGCCGGGCCCGGGCGAATCTGCTGGCCGCGTTGCGCAGCCCGGCGACCACGACGGACCTGGCTGCCGCGCTCGGGGTCACGCCGAGCGCGGTGTCGCACCACTTGCGTGTGTTGCACGAAAACGGCCTGGTCACGCGGGAGCGCACCGGCCGCACGGTGCACTACGCGCTGACCTCGCTGGGCCGCTCGCTGCTCAGTTACGGCAGGTCATCGGCTTGA